Genomic window (Moraxella haemolytica):
CCGATATTTAGTACGCATGCCACATCAGGACGAACAAGCCCTGCCGTATAAGCAATCTCGCCCACATGGTTCGCCCCAAGCTCCATCACAGCAAATTTATGTTCGTCAGACAGCTCAAGTAGCATCATTGGTACACCCAAATCATTGTTTAGGTTGCCACGAGTGATGAGTGTCGGGGCGATTTGGCTTAAGATATGCCCTAGCATTTCTTTCGTGGTGGTTTTTCCTGATGAGCCTGTCAAAGCAACCACCATTAAATCAGGGTGAGCATCTCGGCGGTATTTACCAAGAAGTCCCAACGCTTTTTTGGTATCGCCTGTGATGAGTTGTGGCAAATCACTTGCCACCTGTTCACTAACAATGGCAAGCACCGCTCCTTTTTCTTTTGCCATCTCAACATAATCATGCCCATCAAAATTTTCACCTTTGATGGCAAGAAAAATATCGCCCTGCTCTATTTTGCGAGTATCGGTCGTAATGCGGCAACTTTGAGCATCAAATTCGCCTGACCATCTGCCATTTGTGGCGGCCTGCAGGTTGTCTTTTTGCCAAAGATAAGGGGTATGCACTGTCATCTTGTTATCCTATTTATTAAATGCGTTGATAAATTCACCAACCACCGCCACATCATCAAAATCATAACGAACACCGTTAATCTCTTGATAGGTCTCATGACCCTTGCCCAGTATTACCACAATATCATCACCACCTGCCATCATCACTGCTTCTTTGATTGCACGCTTTCTATCAGGCTCAATGATGACCTTGTAATGTGCTTGGCAATCAAGCTGTGTTTGCATGTCTCTTAAAATCGCATTGGGATTCTCAGAGCGTGGGTTATCTGCCGTCAGTATCACCATATCGGCATGACGAACCCCCACATTTGCCATGATAGGTCTTTTACTCTTGTCTCTATCGCCCCCACAACCAAATACCGCAATCAGCCTACCTGTACAATGCTTTTGTAGGCTAATGAGTACTTGCTCGATGGCATCAGGGGTGTGTGCATAATCAACAATGAACAACCCTGTTTTTGACGGTACTTGTTGCATTCTGCCACGAGCACCATGTAGCTTGGCAACCAATGCCGGTAGATTGTCTTGTTGATTAGGATATAATGCCAAAAATGCCGCCACCGCCGCCATTAAATTATCCACATTAAATAATCCAAGCAGTGGGCTGTGCAATGTCATCAGCTTGCCTTGTGCCACAAGCTCAATTTGCACCCCATTTAGGCTTGGTGTAATCTTTTTGACAAAATAATCCGCCTTCTCATCTTGACAAGAATGACCAAGTAGCGAATAAGGCAAGGCACCATCATTGTTTTGAAGCAGTGGATAAGTAGCGTCTTGATTGATGATACCATGGGTGAGCGTACTAAAATAATGCTCATCAAACAACCTTGCTTTGGCTGCACGGTAGTCATCCATGTCCGCATGATAATCCAAATGGTCGTGCGATAAGTTGGTATAAATCGCCACTTGTACAGGCACGCCTTGCAGTCTGTGCTGATGCAAACCATGGCTACTGGCTTCTAATGCCACCACTTGCACGCCATCTTTTGCCATCTGATACAAAAACTCATGCACCGACAGCACATCGCCTGTGGTATTGGCTGATTGTACAAGCTGACCCAACCTACCATTGCCTGCCGTCCCCATAATGGCAGATGGCACGCCAGACAGTTCGCACAGCTGTGCTACCAGCTGACTGACGGTCGTCTTGCCATTCGTCCCTGTTACCGCCACCACCGTAGGTAGCTTGGCAGGCCTATCCACTTGAAATCTAGCAGCAATCAAATCACCCAAATAATGACGAATGGTTGGCAGATCTACGATGGGCGTAGACAGTGTTGATATATCCAGTTCTTGCGGATTGATTTGCGATAAAATAAATGCCGCCTTGCCATCCACTGATTTGAGATATTCATTAGCACGCAATAGGCTTTGTTGATCCCCACCCACACTAGACAGTAACACAAAAACATCGCCCTCATTAAGACGACGACTATCTAAGCAAAACTGCCCAAAAGGCAAATCTGCCACCATCTTAATGGCATCACTTGGCAGATGCAGACTTATCGTATCAAATAAAGTAGCAAGCGTTGTGGGTTTCATGGCAAATTCCTTATAACTCTTTATTATGATTGGGATATTTTTTATTATGTCTTATTGAGCCTTAGGCGTACTCTTGGCATCGGCTTGTAACGGCTTATCAAAAGGCACATTATACAGACGAAGTGCCTCTTTCATGACATGATGAAACACAGGTGCAGCAACCACACCGCCACCGCCATAATACTGACGGCGTGGGTCTTCTACCAAAATCGCAATGGCAAATCTTGGATTTGATGCTGGGGCAATTCCGACAAATGTCGTGCGATACTGGTCAGTATAATAACCACCTTCAGGCTTGGTACGGCGACTCGTGCCCGTCTTACCTGCCACACGATAACCATTGATGGCAGCAGCTCGTGCCGTACCTCCCGACTCCGTAACCAATTCCATCATCTTGACAATCGCTTCAGCGTGCTCTGGTTTAATCACCTGAATAGACTCTGGGCTTGGCTGATTTTTAACCAGACGCAATGGACGCAATTCACCATGATTTGCCAAAGCGGCGTACGCTTGAACCACTTGGGCAAGCGTTACCCTCTGTCCATAGCCATAGCTTAGCGTAGCACGACGAGTAACATCTTTTTCGCTGGGGTCTTTGACGCTACCTGATGCTTCGGCAGGGAAATTTAGGGCAGTTTTTCGCCCAAAGCCAAAGCGTCTTTGGATATCAGAGATGGCATTGGTTGGTAAGTTTAGTGCGATTTTGGCTGAAGCCACATTACTTGACTTTTGAATCAGTCTTGCCAAGGTGATGGCACCATAGTTGCCACTATCACGAATAACATAGCCACCGATATACATACTACCTGGTGCGGTTTCAATGAGTGAACTGGTGGTGTATTTACCTGACTCCAAGGCGGCTGCCACCGTAAAAGGCTTCATCAC
Coding sequences:
- a CDS encoding UDP-N-acetylmuramoyl-L-alanyl-D-glutamate--2,6-diaminopimelate ligase, producing MKPTTLATLFDTISLHLPSDAIKMVADLPFGQFCLDSRRLNEGDVFVLLSSVGGDQQSLLRANEYLKSVDGKAAFILSQINPQELDISTLSTPIVDLPTIRHYLGDLIAARFQVDRPAKLPTVVAVTGTNGKTTVSQLVAQLCELSGVPSAIMGTAGNGRLGQLVQSANTTGDVLSVHEFLYQMAKDGVQVVALEASSHGLHQHRLQGVPVQVAIYTNLSHDHLDYHADMDDYRAAKARLFDEHYFSTLTHGIINQDATYPLLQNNDGALPYSLLGHSCQDEKADYFVKKITPSLNGVQIELVAQGKLMTLHSPLLGLFNVDNLMAAVAAFLALYPNQQDNLPALVAKLHGARGRMQQVPSKTGLFIVDYAHTPDAIEQVLISLQKHCTGRLIAVFGCGGDRDKSKRPIMANVGVRHADMVILTADNPRSENPNAILRDMQTQLDCQAHYKVIIEPDRKRAIKEAVMMAGGDDIVVILGKGHETYQEINGVRYDFDDVAVVGEFINAFNK